gtttaaaaaataaaaatttttcaaccatatatattgatttgttgatacttcaaaaaaaaaaaaaaaagagcaaacaGTATCTCATAATATCATTAGAAAACCCGCAGtagagaaatattttggtaACAATCAAAATACCTTAgcatttacaaattttaaaaaagccCTTTTTTCATGCTAATGCTTACATTGGTTATAGTTACTCTGCAAATTCTTGACAAGATGTTGGCATATTGTGTTATTAATTGTGCACTCGGGTTTATTTCCCCCTGAGTTCTATTCACTTATTTTGATGTCATTCTATTCCACCAATTCTTTGATTGATTTCTTGTCGATTATAGTTGGTTTCAGAACTATTTTTAGCCATTGTTGAAATAGACGTGGTTGATTTCAGGTTCTTCACTCTCAAGGAGCAGATCAGATGTGGCAAGGACGTGGAGTCCTCCTATTGGAGATCAGACAGAGGATAAACTGGTAAGTTTCATGATGTTATCCTGTAATCAATTATAGACAATTGAGGAAAATTTTCTATGGAGGTCTCTCTGTCATTCATGTCCAAACCATAATGAGCTCCAATATTCTGATTTGTGTCACATATTTGTGGAATGTTCAGATTGTGCCCGATTTAAGGAGAACTTCGAGCAAGAAGGCAAATGGAACACCAATAAAGATGCTTATAGACCAAGAAATGTTGAAAGAAGGGGGGTCTAAGCACAACCCACCTAATGTTGTTGCAAAGTTGATGGGGCTTGACACCCTCCCCCACCCGCAGCCCGATTCAGCTGCTCAAAGAAACCGTGCAAAAAGTTATTCAAGACGTAGTTTAAGCCATTCGGGGATAACATTGGGATCTTGGCCGGAAGAAGATGGCTTCTCTGATAAGGGAATGCTATGTGAAATTTATCAGTGTCCAGAACATAATGAATATAAAGATGTTTATGCAATCTGGCAGCAATCTGAAACGACAAATCATGCAAGGGATAGATCGCCTCAGAAAGAAAGGCGTAGTGGAaagattaatgaaaaaaatatggcTCTTGTTCGTCAGAAGTTCACTGAAGCAAAACGCCTGGCAACAGATGAGAAACTTCGTCAGTCTAAGGAATTTCAGGATGCTTTGGAAGTTTTAAGTTCCAACaaagatttatttcttaaatttttgcaaGAGCCAAATTACTTATTTTCTCAACATCTGAAAGATCTGAGGTCTATTCCTCCACCTTCTGAGACAAAGCGTATCACTGTTCTTAGACCTTCAAAGATGGTTGATAGTGACAAATTTGTAGGATCAGGGAAGAAGAGCGATAAGCAAATAAAGAGGCCGGGCCAAGCGGTTTTGTGGAACAAAAATGACATTCGATATTATCCTTCCTCCACTGATCAGAAAGTTGATGAATATCCTGGGCAACCAACTCGAATAGTGGTACTGAAGCCTAGTCCTGTTGAGCCTCAGGACATCAAGGCTGTTGTTTCGTCACCTTCCTTGTCGCCTAGAGTAGTACATTCTGAAGATTATGAGGAAGTTGAAGATGATGAGGCACTAGAATCAAGGGAAGTGGCAAAGGAGATCACCAGGCAGATGCGtgaaaatttgattggtcaTCAAAGGGATGAGACTTTAGTTTCTTCTGTTTTTTCGAATGGCTATACTGGTGACGAGAGTTCGTTTTACAAATCAGAGAATGAGTATGCAGTGGGAAACATAAGTGATTCGGAAGTCATGTCACCATCTCCTAGGCATTCATGGGATTACATCAATAGGTTTGGTAGCCCttattcttcttcctccttcagCCGTGCGTCATGCTCTCCAGAGTCATCAGTGTGTAGAGAAGCAAAGAAGCGGCTGTCTGAAAGATGGGCCATGATGGCATCAAATGGGATTTTTCAAGATCAAAGACAAACTCGGAGAAGCTCTAGTACTTTGGGTGAGATGCTTGCTCTTTCAGAAACAAAGAAGTTGGCAAGATCTGATGACAGGAATATTGGTAAGGAACAAGAGTTAGTGGAATCAGTTTCATGCTTaagtaacaatttaaataaagaaCAAGATTTGGTTGATTCGCCTAAAAATCTGTTGAGGTCAAAATCTGTACCAGTGTCTTCAACTGTGTATGGTACCAGGCTCAATGTTGAAGTTTCTGAATCTGAGTCTGGAAAAACGCATGTTCCCAAGGAATTAATCAAGGCAAAGAGCATGAAATCATCAATCAAGGGGAAAGTTTcgagtttatttttctctaagaaTAAGAAATCAAGTAAAGATAAACCTGCAGTATCTCGCTCTGAAGATGAATCTCAACCGTCTGGCTCTGAAGCAACTGGGTACCCATTACACTCTCTTGGAGTGACTAGTGATGCCACTTCTCAATGTGCTAATGACAGTGGCCTTTGTTCTGCAATACATGGATCATCAGGCAAAACTTCTCCAGAGACCATCATGGGTCAAAAACAAGGCACAACAATTTGTGAGGTAGTGTaccatctattttttcttcgttGTTCATGCTCTTTTAATCATACTTCACATTTAGCTGTAGTTACTTAACACCAAGAAGCCCCCAAGATAGTTTCTTGAAGTAATTGCTTTGTAACCTTTGTCCAGATTTTTAAACTTGGCTAGCCTTTCTAAACAAAATTCCAACATACTACTATAGAGATATTCTCTTGTATGTTCATCCATGCCCTTGTTGATATGTATCTGACATACTTTTTTGGCACAAAGAAACAGATAAATGAAAAAACTCCAACCGGGAGTACCCTTGGTCAACCCAAATAAACAATCTTGCTTTGAGTAAGGGATGAGGCTTTGGCCTGTCCCAAGAGAATAATTGACTGAATTAAGTTAGATTAGCAGTGTCAGTGGCTTCcctaaattatatttcataattatcatCTCTTTTGTCGTTGCTTATAAGACAATGTCTTTTTGTTGCTATTTGTTTCCAACACTCAAATTGCGTGATTATATCATTTAGCAAGAGCTCTCTTTACTAATTGTAGGCAGCGTTGTCTGTAACCAAACCTGTAATGCCGGGGAATGTCAATGAGAATCAGGACCAACCGAGTCCAATTTCAGTTTTGGAACTACCACTTGAAGATGAAAACACATATCAAGATGCACATGGCAATATGAAGCCAGACCTTCAGGGtatatactctctctctctctctgtgtgtgtgtgtgtgtgtgtgtgtgtgtgtgtgtgttggaaAAACTTTTGTCTGTATGACCTCATTCAttgaatttctttaatttaatcaGGAAGACAGTTGCCAATCAAGCCTAATTTGATTGATAAATCTCCACCTATAGAATCAATTGCTCGAACTCTATCCTGGGATGATTCATGCACAGAAACTGCCACCCGTTATACGATAAAGCCTTCAGTTTCCCTGGGCACTGAGGTGGAAGAACAAGATTGGCTTGCCCTTGTGCAAACGCTACTATCAGTGGCTGGTCTTGATGGCGAGGTGCAATCACAGACATTTTTTGCAAGATGGCACTCGCTTGATAGTCCATTGGACGTATCTTTAAGAGACAAAGTTGCCACCCTTCATGAAAAGGATTTACTGCCGGAAGCTAAGCGGAGGCAACATAGATCAAATTGGAAGCTTGTATTTGATTGTGTCAATGCCACACTAATGGAAATCACAGGTTATGGATCAGAAAAGTGCCCAATGGGCAGGCAATGTAATGGGGACAACAAGAAGCTCCTTGAGGGTGCATCAACCATGCTGGTGGACTGGGTGTGGACCCATATGCAGGAATGGATTTCTAGTGAGGGGAGATGTGTTTTGGCGGATGGTGGAGACAATGACAGCCTGGTGGTGGAGAGGCTTGTGAGAAAGGAGGTGGTGGGGAAAGGTTGGGATGAGCTTTTCAGATTGGAAATAGATaattttggaaaggaaatagAGGTTAAGTTGCTGGAAGAGCTTGTGGCAGAGGCTGTGGTGGATTTGACAGGTAGGCTGTGAAGACTGAAGAGGCTTtgcattctttcttctttttttctttctttttctttttaaatatgtatttaaattgtAACTCTTGTTTTGTCTATTTGATTCTCAACGATGATTGTCTTACTCACCTTATCTGTTTGGAAATTGCAAATATTTTAACGagtatttatttgataatttgtttattttgatttCCAGATTTTAACTATGTAAACATCTATGAGCTACTTGGCCCTCTTTACTGTCAGATCTTCCTGTCTTCTACAGTAGTAGCCTTGTGGCGTTTGACAACCTAATTTTCAGAGCTTGTTTGTTGAGTAACATGGCCGACAACGTTAGTCTAAGGTATTTATTCTCCGTGTGAAAGGGTTTTGCATGCCAGGAGCAACcctaaaaaggaaaatgctaccgACCCCGCTCGATCATCAtactttttcttcccgtttgaCGTGGCCCTTCCACATTGCActacttttactttttttttttttagtccttCCACGTTGCATAAAACACATCCCCCGTGCCTGGTCTCCTCCCCAGCCCCATTGCCCATCGACATCGActtcgccccccccccccccccccccccaagctCCATGAGTGAGTCTCCCCTCCCCTTCATCTTTGATTGTGGACAatgtaaaattttttgtttctccTTCTCCCCAGCCCCATCGAGTTTGCCGTCCATAGCTCCATCAAGTTTGTCCATCCCAACCCCACGAGTTCATCTCCCCTCCTTGCTACCTTTGA
This is a stretch of genomic DNA from Carya illinoinensis cultivar Pawnee chromosome 3, C.illinoinensisPawnee_v1, whole genome shotgun sequence. It encodes these proteins:
- the LOC122305421 gene encoding uncharacterized protein LOC122305421 → MNGIQNRKFHTTEKQFPGCLGRMVNLFDLSSGIAGNRLLTDRPHSDGSSLSRSRSDVARTWSPPIGDQTEDKLIVPDLRRTSSKKANGTPIKMLIDQEMLKEGGSKHNPPNVVAKLMGLDTLPHPQPDSAAQRNRAKSYSRRSLSHSGITLGSWPEEDGFSDKGMLCEIYQCPEHNEYKDVYAIWQQSETTNHARDRSPQKERRSGKINEKNMALVRQKFTEAKRLATDEKLRQSKEFQDALEVLSSNKDLFLKFLQEPNYLFSQHLKDLRSIPPPSETKRITVLRPSKMVDSDKFVGSGKKSDKQIKRPGQAVLWNKNDIRYYPSSTDQKVDEYPGQPTRIVVLKPSPVEPQDIKAVVSSPSLSPRVVHSEDYEEVEDDEALESREVAKEITRQMRENLIGHQRDETLVSSVFSNGYTGDESSFYKSENEYAVGNISDSEVMSPSPRHSWDYINRFGSPYSSSSFSRASCSPESSVCREAKKRLSERWAMMASNGIFQDQRQTRRSSSTLGEMLALSETKKLARSDDRNIGKEQELVESVSCLSNNLNKEQDLVDSPKNLLRSKSVPVSSTVYGTRLNVEVSESESGKTHVPKELIKAKSMKSSIKGKVSSLFFSKNKKSSKDKPAVSRSEDESQPSGSEATGYPLHSLGVTSDATSQCANDSGLCSAIHGSSGKTSPETIMGQKQGTTICEAALSVTKPVMPGNVNENQDQPSPISVLELPLEDENTYQDAHGNMKPDLQGRQLPIKPNLIDKSPPIESIARTLSWDDSCTETATRYTIKPSVSLGTEVEEQDWLALVQTLLSVAGLDGEVQSQTFFARWHSLDSPLDVSLRDKVATLHEKDLLPEAKRRQHRSNWKLVFDCVNATLMEITGYGSEKCPMGRQCNGDNKKLLEGASTMLVDWVWTHMQEWISSEGRCVLADGGDNDSLVVERLVRKEVVGKGWDELFRLEIDNFGKEIEVKLLEELVAEAVVDLTGRL